From Topomyia yanbarensis strain Yona2022 chromosome 1, ASM3024719v1, whole genome shotgun sequence, one genomic window encodes:
- the LOC131675935 gene encoding uncharacterized protein LOC131675935, giving the protein MSEDPNDLEPLGPSHFLVGASLQALPEPNLENVQLNRLNKWQLTQRKLQDFWRRWRREYLCQLQVRTKRWKPPVQIEVGKLVVIQDDNLPPMRWRMGRIHKLHPGDDQVVRVDTVITAGGMLTRLVEKLSILPLPYSDNDVEAEDNPCNSLV; this is encoded by the coding sequence ATGTCAGAAGATCCCAATGATCTAGAACCGTTGGGGCCATCGCACTTCCTTGTCGGAGCCTCGCTTCAAGCCCTTCCTGAACCCAATCTTGAAAATGTGCAGCTCAACCGTCTGAATAAATGGCAGTTAACGCAACGCAAGCTTCAAGATTTTTGGCGCAGATGGCGCCGGGAATACCTGTGCCAACTCCAAGTTAGGACCAAACGCTGGAAACCACCAGTTCAAATCGAGGTGGGCAAGCTGGTCGTGATCCAAGACGATAATCTGCCCCCAATGCGATGGAGAATGGGAAGGATACACAAACTCCATCCTGGCGACGATCAGGTAGTACGCGTCGATACCGTCATAACAGCTGGTGGAATGCTAACACGCCTTGTAGAAAAATTAAGCATTCTACCGCTACCATACTCCGATAATGACGTCGAAGCAGAGGACAACCCATGCAACAGTCTGGTGTAA
- the LOC131675936 gene encoding uncharacterized protein LOC131675936 → MDDVITGSDDVETALEIRFQLDKMMSRRGLKLRKWASNCSKVLDDIPPEDLAIRDSEEVSLDPMASVKTLGLTWLPKPDVLRFQFNIPELEEDIKLLKRQILLVIATLFDPLGLLRAAITTAKIFMQRLWTLQDEKGGKLEWDQPLPSTVGEV, encoded by the coding sequence ATGGACGATGTCATCACAGGATCAGACGACGTTGAAACGGCGCTGGAAATACGATTTCAATTGGACAAGATGATGTCGAGGAGAGGTTTAAAACTAAGAAAATGGGCTTCCAATTGCTCCAAGGTGCTGGACGATATCCCACCCGAAGATTTGGCGATTAGAGATTCCGAGGAGGTTTCTCTGGATCCAATGGCTTCCGTAAAAACTCTAGGCCTAACATGGCTGCCAAAACCCGATGTACTAAGGTTCCAATTCAACATTCCGGAGTTGGAAGAGGATATCAAGCTTCTGAAGCGTCAGATCTTGTTAGTTATTGCTACATTATTTGACCCATTGGGGTTGCTAAGAGCGGCTATCACTACGGCAAAAATATTTATGCAGCGTCTGTGGACACTTCAAGATGAAAAGGGTGGCAAACTGGAATGGGATCAGCCACTACCTTCCACGGTGGGTGAGGTTTAG